The segment ataattactaaattaatttaaaaattatttaaattattatttataaatttataataataatcgctCATAAAAGTTTTATCTTGGTTGAGTTTTTTGACATTTGGATGTTTAgtctttgataatatttatttattcattcaattatcaattttttatttatttatttattcatttgtttacttttttatttattaatttattaattttttgcgcATCATTTATTGAGTCATGGTTCTAGCTAGATTGAAGGGTCATTGCCCTGACTCGCACAATCGTCTCAAACACGTACACACAAAtgcatatattaaaataaaaaaaaaaaataataaatatatagctgTTGGATTATTACACTATCGTGACTCTGTGAATAGAAATTTTCATCAAGATAAATATACTCGAAATacttaaaataaacaaattttttttaataacgttatttgaattttaaaaaatttaaaatttaaatgatagacgaaaaattatgtcatgaatattttgtatgaaaaaatataaaatttcaaaaaaaaaatgttaaaaagttgtaatttattttacacgtacagtattacaaataattacgtgaaaatatttttttttttttaaatttatacgcGTTGTGTAATTTTATgcgttaaataaaaatcgaaaataaataattttagaaaaaaaaaaatacacgtgATAGTAGAAAAACCGatgggatattttttttatttttcaatgagaaTGTTgacatgaattttataaagaaaacaaGTTTTATacgtaattttattgaatacatgcctcatatataaattcacacCCATTGCATACACTGTCTGATTGGATAAGGCAAATAAAACGTAATCGATTTGAAGGACgctgcaaaaataaaataattaataaaaaaaaaaaaaaattgaaaaatagattgttattgaaaaatatgaaaataataatttttatttttgtaatcagTTGTCAGAAattcgttattttttatttataattaaatagtaattttgtaaaaacatGTTGTGGTGAATATTTCcctctttttcatttttttttacgcatTAATTAGAGACATGAAAACAAAAtatgtttatcaaataatgacGGTTGATTCACGTGtgcaataacaacaacagcacgtggttaaattttattttttttaaatgttatttaacttatttttaaattgaaaataatagttgtaatattattatttatttattcgattaTTTCTGGGAAttgatttgttgttttatttatttaattgttgttagatttttttaaattatttgagtaaatattattaacaaaatgtttaattttttttttcaaatctatgtatttttttttttttaagagaaatttatattttaattaaataattaataactatttgtatgaaaatattttagtaataaataattaaaaattgttattaaattttaaattaattattttagaaaaatattaatcaattttcttgttgaatttcaataaaaatatataaacatcgtgaaataaattatttaaaattttttttattaatttttaaattttgttgacatAATTGGCGCTAAATAAAATCCCTTGAATAATTCTAGATctagtaatatttataaacaacaaaaaaaagataggGAAAATGTCTGcctgtcaaaaaaaaaaaaataattaaagaaaaaacactTTACCaagatgaatttaattaatttaattatgaaaaaattatttttcaatgttcaatagtgttataaaaaattaattaataattatgggTTCATTGGTAATGATTgttgtgaagaaaaaaaattttaaaaacaatatatttgtaaattgaataaaaaataactgcaAGTAAGTTTTGActagaattttaataaatgttctTCATTAATAAACTTTGATTATTTACAGATCAATAAATACGAAAATATCATAAACCATTTGCTCAAAATATGAAGAAGCTGTTTATGAGATAAAATTACGACAATCTAAAGCTGGGTGATAAATAAGATGTCAAGATCAATGTCAAATTCACCATGATATTTGTGTCAAATAAACAAGACATCACGAGACAATAACACAACTCATATGGATTATAATtctatgaataaatatttgtcacTTGATGATGTCAACAATCAAGACAATGATCCTcattaattatcaagtaaatatttaattaaattaaatctgTATCACCGACACCACCAGCTTCATCCACAAACACCaactgatttaattatttataaacacacaaatattatttcaaagatgaattttaaaatcaagctTGTATCTATTATCTcattgtatttaattgtttaataaccCAGTGTTAAAGACAAACTTATATGGCTCTCACAAACGAGATAATTTTACTTAAGTtattttggataaaaaaaaaacaacaatgaaaaataacaaagtcAGTTATTCAATTAGATATTTAattggatttttttgttttataaataatattgatattaaaaatgctGTTAAACACAACATCTTGCTAATTCCAACTGTAAATTTTTGGATGATTATACTGAAGCTCGTAAGtctataacaatttatttataaatatattaaaataaatatgaaatcatgaagaaaatcaatttataaatgtcaaaataagataatatattttattaatcaatcatgaaaattaatttttttttgaatcgtCAACTATTGTAGATTTAGATTActcaaaaaaacataaatattacgcagttgattttcttttatttattatttatttattcatttctttAACTACCCTTGTATATGTCAATTACTAccgttatatttaatttgatatttataatttattacttgttaaataaatgtCCAATTACCATCAATTtctatttagttttttaataatgaattaatatattttttttttttttttggtaaatgaagataataattttcatgagttGAATTGAATGTCATTATCACCAAATCTCATCGGTATTTGATTAAAGATATGTTATTGGCTACTCaatgattttcattttaaattgataagataatgtcgttaatttttttcataaataaaaatccacaACGAGTTATatttaatagtaaattaaatttaacacatTGTGTGtcgttttataatatttaaaatgtttttattttatagatttttatttgtaacatTTGCTGTATGGATGATTCAAGTTGGAGCTGATGATATTGCTCCTAGTTCAACTGATAAAAATGACATTCTGtgagttaaatatttaaattatattatttatcgagataaataatttgtatttttattttttagcgaatcaaataaaacaattattgttgaaaaaaatttaaataaattatttgatcgTATGTTGCCAAAAATACGTAAGGATATTGTTAAAATGGGATTGGATCCACTGTCGTTGCCGGATCAATATTTGAGAACTACAAAAAttgtaagtttttttatttttattttctaaattatatgctccttttttttttttacaattgaattGCTATTGTAGCCAGGGTTACgtggaaaaattcaattacaaAAAGGATGGGCACAAGAAGCATCAACAATTAAACGAACCGGTGATGTAATTGTCCAGtatggtggaaaaaaattgaactttGATTTTGCACTTGGATTTGATACGTTAGATGTAagtacaatgaaaatatatatatttttttttttcataaagaaaatatttttgacataaaattacaagaatttatttttcaatataaatctaaaaaatataatttattatttataaataaattcagcaaaattaattatataactgaaacataattaatcaattttagtttttttttttttaaattaaaatataacatttacCCAATTAAATTAAGCTTAAAATgatgttttgtttttgtaaaaataaaatggaatagaaattattttttctcattgagtttcttgtttttttttttagataactTATGCATACACATTGAAATACCTTTTGTACAAACGCAGGGGTGAATTTCATGGAAAATTTCGTAATGTCGAGCTAAAAGTATATGGTTATATTGATTTTAGAACATATCAAGTAACACTTAAATACTTTGATCTTGTCCACGTTGGgtaatacatgaaaataaataaatttattataaaaacttcaattgacaacaaattacaaatttcttaatgatcttttattattattatttacagaaaaTTCTCTCTCAAACTTAAGGGTCATTTAGCCGAT is part of the Aphidius gifuensis isolate YNYX2018 linkage group LG1, ASM1490517v1, whole genome shotgun sequence genome and harbors:
- the LOC122860765 gene encoding uncharacterized protein LOC122860765 isoform X1, which codes for MFLFYRFLFVTFAVWMIQVGADDIAPSSTDKNDILESNKTIIVEKNLNKLFDRMLPKIRKDIVKMGLDPLSLPDQYLRTTKIPGLRGKIQLQKGWAQEASTIKRTGDVIVQYGGKKLNFDFALGFDTLDITYAYTLKYLLYKRRGEFHGKFRNVELKVYGYIDFRTYQVTLKYFDLVHVGKFSLKLKGHLADHLLNVLTKLFTTFSRDSVLKNIEERFEETLQAKIKEINNSVLEAILPSFLNATKFYN
- the LOC122860765 gene encoding uncharacterized protein LOC122860765 isoform X2: MIQVGADDIAPSSTDKNDILESNKTIIVEKNLNKLFDRMLPKIRKDIVKMGLDPLSLPDQYLRTTKIPGLRGKIQLQKGWAQEASTIKRTGDVIVQYGGKKLNFDFALGFDTLDITYAYTLKYLLYKRRGEFHGKFRNVELKVYGYIDFRTYQVTLKYFDLVHVGKFSLKLKGHLADHLLNVLTKLFTTFSRDSVLKNIEERFEETLQAKIKEINNSVLEAILPSFLNATKFYN